The genomic stretch TGGGGGCGCAGTCTGGATTTGAAAGACGCATCTCCACCTGCTCAAGTTTGGGGGGATTTATGGTTACTCTCAGCAGTTCAGGGTTTACCTTTGTTGGTTGTGCTGAGTTGCTTTTGGATTTCCTCCCATCCTCTGTTGTTGTGGCTGAATGTATTTCTGTTGGTGATTCGTTTTGCTATGCTATTGGCGATCGCACCTTCCTACGATCGCAAAAATGCTCAAGGTGGCTGGTTATTTTGGCTTTCTCCTTTAGCAGATCCCATAGCTGTACTGCGAATCTTTATATCAGCACTGCACACCCCAAAGGAGTGGCGCGGAAGGAAGTATAACTGATTGCTTGATCTGGAAGGAAGACGCGATTTATCGCGTCTCTACAAGGGAAATTACGAATTACGAATTACGAATCGTCTTCAGTTTCTAGGCGATCGCCTCTTTCTAGTTCCCAGAGAATTTGATTTCCTTCACGTCTTACCCGTGATACAATCCAGTTCCGCCAGCGCCACTCGTCTCCCCGACTAGTTACAGCACTGGCGTGGACATCCATTAAGTCTGCTAGTTCCGAACTACTAATTAAGTAGCCTTTCTCCGAAATTTCGTCAGCTATACGCAGAGTTTCCAGCAAGTTTTTGAGTTGCTTTACCCTAGTTGTAGACAGTTTTTCTTCATTTACGGCCGCAGTTTGTGCGGTGGATGTTTCCATAATGTTTATATCTGATATAAAAGTACCGTCATCTTGTGTACTTTTGTTAAGTATTGTAGAATTAGATGCATAATCAGCTACTTTTTCTACATTTTCTTCACTTAAAGAATGTAAAGATTTGTAGGAATCAGTAGCGGATAATTCTTGTAGAGAAGGGATTTGACCGCTTGCATAGGAGCGAGCGATCGCATCACAACGCTCGTTACCTATGTTACCAGAATGTCCCCGGACGTGTTGCCAATTTACTTGGGAAGTATTGAGTTGATCGAGAAGTTCTAAAAGGTCTTGGTTCTGGACAGGTTTACCGTCTGCCTTTTTCCAGCCTCTTTTTTTCCATCCTGGTAACCACTTAGTCACGCAGTTAATCAGGTATTCGCTATCGGTATAGAGAGTGATGGGTTCAGCTTGTCCAGATGTGTGGAAGAAATTTAAAGCTGCGATCGCCGCTTGCATTTCCATTTTATTATTAGTCGTATAGCTGGCAGCATCACCCATTTCGTGAATTTTGCCATCACTGAAATAAGCGACAACACCCCAACCCCCAGGGCCAGGGTTCCCAGTACAAGCGCCATCGGTGTAGATGCTTTGAATTTTGCGTTGATTAGACATAGTGAAGATATCGCACTGCATTGATATGCAGGGAAAATTTAGCGGCGTAAGATGCGAAGCAATATATAGGTTAACGCTGCAAAAATCAATCCTATACCTAAACTGACGCAAAGACTTTGGCTAGTGGCGATTCTAATACCTGCGATCGCCATTGTATGATTTAGAGTGCGATCGGCTTGAGGGGGCTTTCCTGCGGAACGCCCATCCCATCTCCGGAAGCCAATCGTGTATAAGATGTTGTTAGGGGAAGATAACTTTTAGCAGGGCTTATTGAATTGCCAAATCTAAAATTGGTTCTACATAATTCAAAGCCTGTAAAATTTCTGCTATTCTTGTCCGTTGGTCAGGATGATTTATCTGTAATTTTATACCTTCAATACCACCCAAAACATCTGACCATTCTGAGGTTTGATTTTCGCCATTAAGGACTGCATCATATTTTCCCTGTGGCTGCGGATTATTCAACATTAGTTAATACATAGATTTTAATATTTTATTGTATTAAATATACCATCATTGCTTTGTAAGGGTAAATTAGTGATGGCTACTTTGAGCAACTGCCAAAGCTCCTTGAGCATCTGCCGCAACCATGTATTGCATTACTCATATATTTTAGCGAATTTGCTGATTTTTAGTCATCCCAAAAATCCCAGCCCCCGGAAATCTGAGAATCACAGCACCTTATCCCAGTCCAAATCTGTCCATGATCTAAGATGATTGAGTATTGTATATCTGAGCGATCGCCTAATCAAGATGATTGAAGTAGAACATCTCAGTAAAACCTATGGTTCTACCCCAGCTATTAATGATGTGACATTTAGCGTCGAACCTGGGGAAATTTTGGGGTTTTTAGGGCCGAATGGTGCTGGTAAAACTACAACCATGCGGATTTTAGCCGGTTATCTTCCAGCCACAGAGGGAAAAGCGAGAATTGCTGGGTTTGATGTCAATGATGATTCCCTCGCAGTCCGCCAACGCATTGGTTATTTGCCTGAGACACCGCCGTTATATCCAGAAATGACCGTGGAAGGGTTTTTACATTTTGTCGCCCGAATTAAGGGTATTTCCGCAGGCGATCGCACCAACAAGGTAACAGCAGCCATAGAACGCTGCAACTTAGAAGATAAGCGTAAAGTCATTATTCGCAAACTATCCAAAGGATATCGCCAAAGAGTCGGCATTGCTCAAGCGATCGTCCATGACCCACCGGCGATTATTTTAGATGAACCCACCGTCGGACTTGACCCCCGACAAATTATTGAAGTCCGCAATTTAATTAAAAGCTTGGCTGGGACTCACACAATTATTTTGTCTACCCACATTTTGCCAGAGGTGAGTATGACTTGTAGCCGGGTCGCTATTATCAATCAGGGGAAATTAGTAGCAACTAATACACCAGAAAATCTGATGACCCAGTTGGCCAGCGGGTCAGGATATGAATTAGAAATTGAAGGTGACACTGGTCTAGCAAAACAAGTGTTGCAAAATGTCCCAGGTGTGAGTCTGGTAGAATCTGTTTCTAGTCATCACCCATCGAGAGACAACCGCGCCTACCTGCGGGTGATATCACAACCTGGAATGGAACCAGGACAGGATATTGCTGCAACTTTGCTGAATGTCGGATTTGGATTACATGAAATGCGACGTGTCAGCGCTACCCTAGAAGATGTATTTTTGCAATTGACTACAGAAGAAAAAAATTTAGAATCCCTTGCAGACTCAGAAACCAACGAAGGAGAAGCCGCATAAATGGGTATAGTACTGAGTAATATTATTGCCATTTATCGCCGAGAGTTACAGAGTTATTTTATCTCGCCGTTAGCTTATGCGATCGCTAGTGTATTTTGGTTCATCGGTGGATTATTCTTTGTGATGATTTTGCTGGGGCCAGATGGAATTTTGTCAGCCGTCGCCCAAATAGATTTACAAGGACAACAACTAGGCGTACCAATACCGCCCATCGATGTTCCCTACGAGTTTGTGCGGGCATTTTTGGATAGATTAGGTTGGCTATTGTTATTTATTTTGCCAATTCTCTCAATGGGACTTTATGCCGAAGAACGCAAGCGCGGCACTTTGGAACTTTTAGCCACCTCACCAGTCACTAACTGGGCGGTAGCTGTAGGTAAATTATTAGGAGTGCTGACATTTTTTACCACGTTGATTATACCCTTGTTCGTATTTCAGGCGATCGCCATCAGTGCGTCAAATCCTCCCATGTCGCCGACAATTCCCCTACTGGGACATTTGGGCTTAATCTTGCTAGCAGCCGCAATTTTATCATTAGGAATGTTTATATCCTCCCTCACCGACAGCACAATTTTATCTGCTGTCCTCACCTTCGCCCTCGTTTTATTGTTATTGTTTGTTGATGTGATTGCCAAAAGTATAGGTGGGCCAGTCGGAGAAATTGTAGGTCATTTCTCATTATTAAAACATTACAATACCCTGATCCAAGGGATTTTCGATACCAGCGCCTTGATTTTATTTACCAGTTACATTTTTTTGGGCATCTTTCTCACAGCCCAGTCAATTGACGCACTGCGCTTTCAACGTCGGTAGTTAGTAGTTAATTAAATGACCGTACCAATTTTAGATTTTAAATTTTGGATTTTGGATTTTGGATTAACGGATTTTTTCACTTTCAATCTAAAATATTCGTTGCGCTGGGTACGCTTCGCTAACGGCAATCTAAAATCCAAAATTGTTTAACTAATGACAAATAGCATGAAGACTATCAAAACAAACAAACTTGGAAAATATTTATTTTGGCTAGGCCCCTTTTTACTGGCTGTGGGCTTAACCTCTGGATTAGTTTCGGGAAACTGGGGAATTATTCCCTTAGTCTTTCTGATTATGGGAACTGTCATCAGTGGTTTGTGGATAGTATTGCAAAGTCAGCGAAATCAATGGTGGAATCGCCGTTCTACTCAAGCTAGTACTAATGCCTTAATTGCAACCGTCGCTGTCTTCGTAATTTTAGGCTTAATTAACTTTTTAGGTACTCGCTACAACCTGCGTCAAGACTTAACAGAAGCCCAGTTATTTACCCTAGCCCCTCAATCAAAAGAATTAGTACGTAGCTTACCCCAATCAGTGAAAGTATGGATATTTGATGTTAATAGAAATCCCCAAGACAGGGAACTATTAGAAAACTATCGGCGACAA from Nodularia sp. LEGE 06071 encodes the following:
- the rnhA gene encoding ribonuclease HI is translated as MSNQRKIQSIYTDGACTGNPGPGGWGVVAYFSDGKIHEMGDAASYTTNNKMEMQAAIAALNFFHTSGQAEPITLYTDSEYLINCVTKWLPGWKKRGWKKADGKPVQNQDLLELLDQLNTSQVNWQHVRGHSGNIGNERCDAIARSYASGQIPSLQELSATDSYKSLHSLSEENVEKVADYASNSTILNKSTQDDGTFISDINIMETSTAQTAAVNEEKLSTTRVKQLKNLLETLRIADEISEKGYLISSSELADLMDVHASAVTSRGDEWRWRNWIVSRVRREGNQILWELERGDRLETEDDS
- a CDS encoding ABC transporter ATP-binding protein — protein: MIEVEHLSKTYGSTPAINDVTFSVEPGEILGFLGPNGAGKTTTMRILAGYLPATEGKARIAGFDVNDDSLAVRQRIGYLPETPPLYPEMTVEGFLHFVARIKGISAGDRTNKVTAAIERCNLEDKRKVIIRKLSKGYRQRVGIAQAIVHDPPAIILDEPTVGLDPRQIIEVRNLIKSLAGTHTIILSTHILPEVSMTCSRVAIINQGKLVATNTPENLMTQLASGSGYELEIEGDTGLAKQVLQNVPGVSLVESVSSHHPSRDNRAYLRVISQPGMEPGQDIAATLLNVGFGLHEMRRVSATLEDVFLQLTTEEKNLESLADSETNEGEAA
- a CDS encoding ABC transporter permease → MGIVLSNIIAIYRRELQSYFISPLAYAIASVFWFIGGLFFVMILLGPDGILSAVAQIDLQGQQLGVPIPPIDVPYEFVRAFLDRLGWLLLFILPILSMGLYAEERKRGTLELLATSPVTNWAVAVGKLLGVLTFFTTLIIPLFVFQAIAISASNPPMSPTIPLLGHLGLILLAAAILSLGMFISSLTDSTILSAVLTFALVLLLLFVDVIAKSIGGPVGEIVGHFSLLKHYNTLIQGIFDTSALILFTSYIFLGIFLTAQSIDALRFQRR